The following DNA comes from Kluyveromyces lactis strain NRRL Y-1140 chromosome E complete sequence.
GTGGAAAGTGTgtaattttcttttgtgaATTTCTATTCAGATGTGGCTTACCGGGTGCACACTCTTCTGAGCCCCTCGGACCATGTACGTTCCTTCTTTCTAGGTTTTTGCTTGGAAACTGTTCTTTATCAGGGGTATCTTCGGTGTCATTTAGCTCTCGGACCATTGAGATTCATATAAAACCAAGTACATTAAAATATTAAAGTTTTACTCTATGTAAGAAGCTTTACTACAAAGCAGCATATGAAGCGTATATGTACAAGTTCTGTAATTAAGAATTAGCTAAGCTGTGGTAAATTTTAGTTCGaatatttttgaataacCAAAAGCAACCCCCACTCTGGCACCTACGTAGAAACTCCAGATCTGCACCAAAAAGAATACAGATATGACATCGAATGTAATACTGTTCGAGGACAGGTGCGATTGCGAAGCCAAGTTGCCGCGACAGTTCGACGTGCTGACGTCTAAAGTGGCATTGATTGGTAATTCCACTGTGGGTAAGACTTGCATGGTTGGACGTTGGATCAAGGGCCACTCAGTGCTTcatgatgttgatgaaacCGGAGAGCATGAGGAAGATTTGTTCCATAAGATTATCGAATATGATGCGTTAACGAAATCGGCCAATTTCCAGGAATGTTGCAAGTTGTTGAAGCATGCTTCACTCGATGAGATTAAAAAAGTGAGCAGTAACGTGTATCAGAATATGGCATACTCAGATTCACAAAACACCAAATACGATGCGACTCTGAAATTGGACGTCCAGGTCGTCGACGTGACGCACTTCGATGCGACAGATTACTCGGATCTCAGACATTTACAAGTGAACCAAGCAGATGGGTTTATCTTATGTTATGACACCACCAACCCTGCAACGTTAGCGGATATGACGTTGTACCACAGAATAATCACAAGAATCAAAGGTGACGACGTGCCAATCATAGTGTGTGGGACCAAGATAGACTGCATATCAGAAAGGAAAGTATCCGAGGATGAAGTTATCGGATTATGTGAAGAGATGGGAGTAGATTTCGATACCTGTTACTTTGAGAATTCAGCGatggaaaatatcaacatcGATGAAACTTTCTATGCTATATTGCATTTGATAGAGAAAAGGAAACTAGCCAAGACTCATACCAATTGTTGTAAAGAACCTCAGCACCATTCAATGGCAAATGGGACCGTGTTAGAAAAGCCAAAATTCACAAATTATTTGCAATCTTCACCTGCGAGTAGTCCATTGAAGGATTCGGAAAGTACAGCGGTCAGTGTACCACCAAAAAGTCCCACATTAGGAGAGTATTCCACCACTTCGATTTCCATACCTTTGTTGGATACTCCTACACCGCCCTCGCCAGCTGCAGAACAAGCTAATAGTatcaaaaactttgaaaactaTCGTGAAGATGCTGATGAGAAGACGGACATGGAGGCACGATTCGAGACTAAGAGAGCAACTACGATACATTCCATGCGGACCATGGAACAAAATAGCTCATCATCGGAGAGTAATTCGGCTCGTTCCTCGAGATCAAAGGGAAAGAGGaacgaaaagaagaaacgtTCTTCTTCCGGTAACACCTGCTGCATCATCTGTTAGATAATAAAACAGATGGAAACCTTCATCATTTTAGCATCATTACGACCAAAGACCCCTGTTTTCAATGACCTGTTTTTAGATAGAGAGATAGATCCGTAGATAGAATTATAATAGACACATACAATAGCACTTTTGAGCTTTAGCCATGGAATCGAATATGTGaaatgagatgagatggaCTTATGACAACGGACTGTCATCTCGTGACATCCGCACATCCTGTCTTTATTCACATCCTTCTCAGCACCCGTACATTATGAAATTTAACAAAAATTGTCATTTCTGCATTTGGAAAATCGTTTTGTTTGCTACCCGGATATTCATCGGTACACCACATACATAACTCCAGATTGTCAAAATGATCTCCACAGAAACACTCGCACAGCTTGCGATAACTTCCCCCATTTTCCCAAacatttttccaatttttcattttcaaacGGTTCGCCgcacttttttttcacttcgaTTGCCACTCTGAGGCCTGCGGATTTCCTCAGTATTCACAGTGGGTAAGGAAATCATGTTTTCGATAGTGtaaattttgaaatagatttgatacttttgatgaagagCATATTAGTTCTTAAAGTTTTTTAATACACTTTTATGGGTTAGCTTATACATTTTACTATTCATTAGAGAAGCTCACCAAGTACAAGCAAAAGTCCCAAGATGGTATGTGGTTAGGATCTACAGTGAATATATCGTTTGAGAATAAGGAATAGAGAGGTTAGCAGATAAATTAGAGATAGAATAAGAGGAATAATGGGAATATTAATAATAGAGAAACTCAGTTTAGAGAAGGAGAGAAAGAGATaataaaccaaagaagagtCCTGAACTCGTCTGTAATATGAAATAATGTTATGAAGGATGCTGGATATGGCCTCATGTTGAAATATGAATGTTTCCTTGCTCAAGGAGATAAGATGAAAGACAGACGGAGACAGAGGTTGTATGGGACTGTAcaggaaaagaagaagaaatacgaCCAGAGACGTTGTTCGGGCTGTCAGTACAGTGGATTTCTGAGATATTATACGAAGGAAACGCATTTTGGATGAGATGAAACTGTGTGTTCTCCATCAGTAAAAATATAATGAAAATACTATTCGCcttctcatttctttttattgGGCGATATGTGATGCACAAATATATGGGTTGTCCATGTCAATTTGTTGACTGCCCGTATTTTCAATATGGAATAATTTTTTACTAACAATAACACATTCATGATGGCATTCTATGTCTATCGtatatcttcttttaaCAGGTTTTAGTTCAAGATTTGTTGCACCCAACCGCTGCTTCTGAAGCTAGAAAGCACAAGTTAAAGACTTTGGTTCAATCCCCAAGATCTCACTTCTTGGATGTCAAGTGCCCAGGTTGTTTGAACATCACTACTGTGTTCTCTCACGCTCAAACCGCTGTCACTTGTGAATCATGCTCTACCGTCTTGTGTACCCCAACCGGTGGTAAGGCCAAGTTGTCTGAAGGTACTTCtttcagaagaaaatagatTAATCACTTTCTATAGCACACCAATAATTTTAACATAAAACGTATTCATTCTGTTGTACAGTTACGAGTTGACTTCTCTTCTTTACACTGCTCTTTATGGTCCGTGGCGCCTGTTTTATTTGGCATGTCATTGACAATGTGATGCTGGTGTAGTATGGTATATGTATTTGGATGTAACCACATAGTAATATACTAGAACGTTATGTCTTCCCTTTAAAGCTAAAGTAAAATTCATATTTGaattaaaataaataaataaatataatTGACCCAgtgtctttcttttataatGGGATGTAGTTATTAGTTAtttacaagaaattgatttgtTAACCCTCCGCTGGAAGATTTAATACTCATCCACTGCCAATTTCCGGTTGGCATatttcttctccttctttgCATTCGATAACTGGAAATTGTGCTCATGGAATTTAGCTAACGTATCAACAGCTGATTCGGGATCCATATGTTCTCTTTCATTGTCTAATTGATTTGCCATGTCTTTCAATTCACgtgattttgatttcacagctctcttcatcttcttgatcttttccTTATGCAGTTTCTCAAATTTATTTACATTTAAGGCACCTCCGCCTGCTAGTTTCGTCTTTGCATCTAATGTCCACAAATCTCCCTTTTGAGTCTTTCTAGCATCGTGATATATCTGTTTGTCTAAGGATTTTGGGACAATCCACTTCTCAAATTTACCAGATGGTGCGCAGAGATCGAGAATCACATGTCCTTTTCTCTTAGTAGGTTGTTTAACGATTCTAGGCCACGTATTGGCAGTTTCATCTCCCAATGAGCCAATATCGTACTTAAtcttattttcttctctttcacGATTTATTGCTTCAGTCGTGGCTCgatcttttgaagatcTTTGGGCAATCAAATATGAATAGTTTATAATCTCAAAACTCTTACCATTTCTTCTACCTGAGCCTGGTGCAGATTTCCCCTTGATACCGATACCATCAGTTGGAGTTTGCCATGGTGCAGCAAGCACTTTGCCCTTCTTTAATTCAATAGTAAATCTTGGCCTTAGTACAGTCTTTTGGAAATTACAGAAATTCAATTTCGAACCTTCATCTAAATCGTAATAATGAGGTTTCCCTATCTGTAATGGACATTTTCTATGGTGTGAACAAGGTGCAACgatcttgatgaaataactttcttcatcactaGATGTTCCTCTTTTGGaatcttccttttcaatggcTTCAAGAAGTTCTGGTTCGAATTCTAAATCTTGTTTGTTTATTTCTCCATATTTGGCATCCAAGTTTTCCATTAACTGTTTATATTCGTCATCATTTATGTTTAAGGATTCAAGTGTGGGCTCTTCGTTCTCAACAGGCACTGAACGATAACTGGTTCTGCCCATCATCTTATTACCTCTATTCCAGGGTCTTGGAATCTTCCCGTGTTCTTCAGGATATTTTTCAGGTCTGATCATGAACTGTCTTGCCCTTGCAATAATCTCAAAACCCATTGGATTGCCCCTTTCTACTATAACTAGATGTCCGTTCGGGGAAAGAAGCTTCAAATAATGATCCAAGTTGTCATCGATTTGGGCTGGGAATCTTTCCTGGTGTCTTAAGAGCTGATGAGTTAGGATGATCAAATCGTATTCGTTGGAACCAGGAACATCTTTACGCAACCTCGTGTTAATATGAATACTCTTCGTAGCTACTTCTCCCAACATCTCGTCATCTCCTTCGATATTgtcagcttcttcttctttcgTTTCGACATTCTCAGTGGGCTCTTCTTCCCCGTATAACATGTCGTCTGgaatttcattcaattgtCTACTCAAAATTATTTTTGCCCTCTTTTGCATCTCAATATGACCTATGATAGTGGCTTCTTTCACTCTGGGTCTGTACTCTTTTCCCATTAAATCGTTCAAAGCAACAATACCAGTGGCTGGCCCATAACCAACATCTAATACTCTTTGAGGATTGAAACTCTCCCCTACCCTTTTCTTAAGTTCTGATAAAGATTGATATATGGCAGCATAATTCTGCACAAAGATTGATGCGATATGAGAATCCACTTCGATGTTCGATGATGTAGGTCGATGAAGGGAGCTTTCGTATAACTCCACGAAATATTTGGATGCGGCTCTTCTTAGATTACCAGGTATATGTAGAGACATTATGTTGTTCTGGATTGCTTGACTCATCACAGACGGCAATTGGATCTGATCTCTCAATACCCGTCCTTCAAGAGTTTTGGGTAGAAGTCTTGCCTCCTCTGCATTTTCACCTTGTAAATGATTCCCATTTTGATCTCTGTAATCTCCTTTAACCTTATCCGAAAGCAAATGATCTCTCTCTATAACTATTGCGTTATCTTTCTGAGAGtcatcaacaacagaacCAAAACTGGTTGGCGCATTATCTCTTGTAGATGCATCTAAATCATTAACGTTAATCGGGAAATCGGCCAGTGAAGAGTACCTTGACACAGGAATACGAGTGAATATTCGAGGGCTAAGCGTTCGACTGCAACGTAACATATTGGTAGCTTCTTGTCTGGGCTGGTGTCAGTCTATCTATGTTTCTCTATCCACTGAACGTCGccatctcatcgcatctccAACTGATTTCTCATACAAATTTACAGAATGgttttcaaatctttttttttttcttttaacTTTTCAGCCTGATAAATTTGTTAAACAGTTTAAAGTCAACATGGACATATAGAGACCCGGTGATTTCAGTTAGGGTTGCTAGTTCTGTGAGTTTCTGTTGCATCTGAAGACTGTTTCTAGGGGCTTGAACATCGAAACCGTAATATATATCGGCAATGTTGTCGACACCAATTTTACTAGCATGCATTATTGTTATGATCAGTGCAGCATTTGTGCTGATCGTACAAAAGACGAGTGCCAACGTGATTCCTGGTGCTTCTAAATACACCAATAGAGCGCCCACTTTCATCATTGCAGGCTTGCCGCAAACGGGGAAGACTGCATTGTTCAATTTGTTAACCACAGACTCGGTCAAACCATCGGTGATGTCACAAGAACCCAATGTGGCTGAAGACTACATGTTACCAACTAGTCATAAGAATTTCAAGTTTAAATTGATCGATTTCCCAGGACATGACAAGTTCCGTTCTGAGCTGCTCCAAACCATCAAGGATTCGAGTCAATTGAAAGGGCTCATTTATGTGATTGATTCTACTATTAATCCTAAGGAATTGGTCAGTACTGCAGAACTATTGTATGAAATATTATCTGTCACCGAATTAAGACCAGACGGAGTTGACATCTTGTTGGCATGCAATAAATCTGAGTCATTCGTGGCAAGACCTCCATCAAAGATCAAGGGTGCTTTGGAGAAGGAAATAACTGAAATCATGAAGAGAAAGGCCAAAAGTTTGAAGGCAAACTCGAAAAAGTCCTTGAGTGACGATGCtaatgacgatgatgacgatgaggTTGctgttcttcaacaaaactCAGCCGGATTCGAATTCGATAGAATTGATGGGAATGTAGATGCTAAGGAGGGAAGCgttttgaaaaatgatattgataagTGGGAATGCTGGATTGATGAACGTGCAATGAATTAGGCGATCTGCCTTGTTGCCTTTCAGGAATTTTTTTCCCATATTCATATATAGCACATTTAATAAAGCCATGTAATGAACTGTGAACGATTGCGATTTGTCATATCCTTTTCAGCCTTGTTGTTTGGtcattgaatttgaagttaAAGGTTAAGTATTGGTATGCGTTGGTTTGTCTCTTGTCTTCGGTACATCACTGCAATCATTCCATAACATTACAGCAACTGAGGTTCCAACGATTGAAGTTCCAAGTAGTAACAGTAATATAGGGATTCCAACTGCATATTGGCTAGATAATGGGAAAAGTGACACTTTTTgatcaagatcaaatatAGGTAACAGTAACCAAACACAATAATAGATAAAGAGTGCTAAAATAATAGAAAAGGTCTTCATAGCTGCAGATATTAAAGTTCAAAATAAGAGCAAATGATCCTATTACAGTATGATATTGTTGCCATTCACTTCATTCAGTGGTAAAGATGCAATGTTGATCTCGAAGTCAGAAACTTTTAACACTACAAGGTGAGCGCGAAGTTCTCACACGGTATCCATTCAATTTTCCAACGACATAAATAAAGGTGGAGTAAATGATACGAGAGGAGGAGTCTGGTACTGTTCTAACTTCTTGTTGTCATAACAGTTGCTCGCGTGGCGTAATGGCAACGCGTCTGACTTCTAATCAGAAGATTGTGGGTTCGACCCCCACCGTGAGTGCTTTATTTTTAACcacttttttttaacttAGAGAATGAAACCGCTACATCAGATCTAACATAACTGCACTTCAATATCTATCTGTTGATAACTAGCACGAGAATATCAGCTGTCACTCAGTACTTACAATAtgtttttcatcttcactAGTGGTTGTGAAGGTATGTTCTCGATTCGCAAATGATGGTTACCCTCGTTTTACTTTTACTGTTGATAATTTGGTTCCATTATTAAAAATTTGAAGTAAATAATAgtaaataaaataaagaTATACTGAATTTACATCAGTAGGGCTGATCTAGTGATATCATCAACTGGAAGCTACGAAAGCCTGTACTGGTCGAAGTACTGTGTGACAtataaattcaataatgtGGGCACTTTCACCCTTTGCCTCCTTGTATGAATCCATACAGAAAGCTGATTTCCGTACcgatttgttcaatgagTTTGTATCTGATTTGAAGACGTTGAATTTGACTGATAATGCTAAGAAAAATGCTGCTAAGAGACGCGAATTGGAATCCGGAGAAATTAAGCTATCCGATGGATCAGTGTACAAATTGAATCAGGAGTTCATAATAGAAGTAATCAAGATTTCCGATGAGCTagatcttgatgaaattgtCTGTGCGGAACAAATATTAACTGCAGAGGACTCGTCCCAAGCTGTGG
Coding sequences within:
- a CDS encoding uncharacterized protein (similar to uniprot|Q75C51 Ashbya gossypii ACR066C ACR066Cp and weakly similar to YOR101W uniprot|P01119 Saccharomyces cerevisiae YOR101W RAS1 GTPase involved in G-protein signaling in the adenylate cyclase activating pathway plays a role in cell proliferation localized to the plasma membrane homolog of mammalian RAS proto- oncogenes), whose product is MTSNVILFEDRCDCEAKLPRQFDVLTSKVALIGNSTVGKTCMVGRWIKGHSVLHDVDETGEHEEDLFHKIIEYDALTKSANFQECCKLLKHASLDEIKKVSSNVYQNMAYSDSQNTKYDATLKLDVQVVDVTHFDATDYSDLRHLQVNQADGFILCYDTTNPATLADMTLYHRIITRIKGDDVPIIVCGTKIDCISERKVSEDEVIGLCEEMGVDFDTCYFENSAMENINIDETFYAILHLIEKRKLAKTHTNCCKEPQHHSMANGTVLEKPKFTNYLQSSPASSPLKDSESTAVSVPPKSPTLGEYSTTSISIPLLDTPTPPSPAAEQANSIKNFENYREDADEKTDMEARFETKRATTIHSMRTMEQNSSSSESNSARSSRSKGKRNEKKKRSSSGNTCCIIC
- a CDS encoding 40S ribosomal protein eS27 (highly similar to uniprot|P38711 Saccharomyces cerevisiae YHR021c RPS27B ribosomal protein and to uniprot|P35997 Saccharomyces cerevisiae YKL156w RPS27A, Protein component of the small (40S) ribosomal subunit) — encoded protein: MVLVQDLLHPTAASEARKHKLKTLVQSPRSHFLDVKCPGCLNITTVFSHAQTAVTCESCSTVLCTPTGGKAKLSEGTSFRRK
- the RSM22 gene encoding tRNA methyltransferase RSM22 (similar to uniprot|P36056 Saccharomyces cerevisiae YKL155C RSM22 Mitochondrial ribosomal protein of the small subunit), encoding MLRCSRTLSPRIFTRIPVSRYSSLADFPINVNDLDASTRDNAPTSFGSVVDDSQKDNAIVIERDHLLSDKVKGDYRDQNGNHLQGENAEEARLLPKTLEGRVLRDQIQLPSVMSQAIQNNIMSLHIPGNLRRAASKYFVELYESSLHRPTSSNIEVDSHIASIFVQNYAAIYQSLSELKKRVGESFNPQRVLDVGYGPATGIVALNDLMGKEYRPRVKEATIIGHIEMQKRAKIILSRQLNEIPDDMLYGEEEPTENVETKEEEADNIEGDDEMLGEVATKSIHINTRLRKDVPGSNEYDLIILTHQLLRHQERFPAQIDDNLDHYLKLLSPNGHLVIVERGNPMGFEIIARARQFMIRPEKYPEEHGKIPRPWNRGNKMMGRTSYRSVPVENEEPTLESLNINDDEYKQLMENLDAKYGEINKQDLEFEPELLEAIEKEDSKRGTSSDEESYFIKIVAPCSHHRKCPLQIGKPHYYDLDEGSKLNFCNFQKTVLRPRFTIELKKGKVLAAPWQTPTDGIGIKGKSAPGSGRRNGKSFEIINYSYLIAQRSSKDRATTEAINREREENKIKYDIGSLGDETANTWPRIVKQPTKRKGHVILDLCAPSGKFEKWIVPKSLDKQIYHDARKTQKGDLWTLDAKTKLAGGGALNVNKFEKLHKEKIKKMKRAVKSKSRELKDMANQLDNEREHMDPESAVDTLAKFHEHNFQLSNAKKEKKYANRKLAVDEY
- the SRP102 gene encoding Signal recognition particle receptor subunit beta (similar to uniprot|P36057 Saccharomyces cerevisiae YKL154W SRP102 Signal recognition particle (SRP) receptor beta subunit involved in SRP-dependent protein targeting anchors Srp101p to the ER membrane.), producing the protein MLSTPILLACIIVMISAAFVLIVQKTSANVIPGASKYTNRAPTFIIAGLPQTGKTALFNLLTTDSVKPSVMSQEPNVAEDYMLPTSHKNFKFKLIDFPGHDKFRSELLQTIKDSSQLKGLIYVIDSTINPKELVSTAELLYEILSVTELRPDGVDILLACNKSESFVARPPSKIKGALEKEITEIMKRKAKSLKANSKKSLSDDANDDDDDEVAVLQQNSAGFEFDRIDGNVDAKEGSVLKNDIDKWECWIDERAMN
- a CDS encoding uncharacterized protein (similar to uniprot|Q2V2P5 Saccharomyces cerevisiae YIL102C-A) is translated as MKTFSIILALFIYYCVWLLLPIFDLDQKVSLFPLSSQYAVGIPILLLLLGTSIVGTSVAVMLWNDCSDVPKTRDKPTHTNT